CGATATTATGGTAGATCCGGTTCTTCATATTGTCCGCCTGATCATGGTGCTTTATGGTATTGCCTGCGTTATTCCTATTCCGTTCCTGATGGTTGAAAAAAAAATCGATCCCATTCGCGCAATAATCTTCAGCATCAAAGCAGGACATGAAACCAGATGGCAGCAATTCTTTATCTCTTTGCAGGTTTTACTCATTAACTTATTTGGTGCTATCTGCCTGCTGGCTGGTCTTCTGGTATCATTACCTCTTTCTTATAAATTGATCAGAAACTATTATCTAAAAATGGAGGAATATGAGCTCTTCATTTCTCCTAACCCCACTTTGGATATCTGATAATTGCAGGATCTTGTTTTTTTAAGTGAAAAAATAATTTATATTGGACAAAGAATATCATTTTCAAATTTTATTGCTAATATAAAATTTAAATGAGGGAGTTGAAGGATGGATACAAGTAAAAGATACATTAACATGTGCAGAAAAGCTGATGAAGTAAAGGCACATTGGAAACCGGAACAGGGTGATTATTTTTATGGTGTTCCTCAGGATTTTGCTGATATGGAATTTGAAAAGGGACTTTACAGGTTTTTGTTATGTGAAGATGAGTTTTACAGCATAGTTCCTGATAATTATAATATTAAAACAAAAGAATTTACCGGCTTTGGAGACGAAGATGAAGCCGTATTTTTACCCAGACAGGATGATCTGCAGAATATGATTGATTATGAATTACCGTATGACTTGATCAAAAATTTTAATACCTGGGTAGACGAATTGGATATTTCTATGAGAGAAAGATTGCAGACTCTCGAGCAGATCTGGCTTGCTTATGTAATGTTCAGAAACTATAGTAAAATCTGGAATGGAAAAGATTGGGAACATGTCAGCTTTGCCTAATTTTTTTGAAGATCTGCCTGAATTCCCCTTTCCGAAGGAAATCTCGCAAATAATATTCGATAAGCAGCAGATCAGGATTGAAAGGATTGTTTCTGCAGGGCAGGCATCCCCTCCTGGATTTTGGTATGATCAACCGCAAAACGAATGGATCTTACTTCTATCAGGCAA
This genomic interval from Candidatus Stygibacter australis contains the following:
- a CDS encoding cupin domain-containing protein; this translates as MEKIGNMSALPNFFEDLPEFPFPKEISQIIFDKQQIRIERIVSAGQASPPGFWYDQPQNEWILLLSGNAVIKYRNPDEIFQLKPGSYLYIPAHQLHRVDKTSDAENTLWLAFFFS